A DNA window from Camelina sativa cultivar DH55 chromosome 17, Cs, whole genome shotgun sequence contains the following coding sequences:
- the LOC104759161 gene encoding F-box protein At1g10895-like has translation MTRMSDLDENMVAEILCRVPMTCLKTVRSVCKTWNTLSKKGVIVAKEKQFLGFMMMNSRVCSLRYDLQGVRNEDNVVEPPSIKQISTLDQIEVSKIYHCDGLVLCVIKDDLTRVLVWNPYLGQTRWIQFQPKHDFHRLDRYALGYDKNSRNHKILRFVDDDYLHDVKHILRYEIYDFSLDSWRVLDVTSDWDIAFYQRGVSVKGNTYFFATEKLIFDEEEVGPQDIDTSGTEDFLLCFDFTAERFGPRLPLPFHSYFEETLTLSCVKEEQLSILYQRYEPYEMDIWVSTNIDPNAVSWSMFLKLDMTPLTGFRFDFMAASFFIDEENKVAVVFDLDRFRPDLTCRYQTAYIIGQDGYFNSVNIGEAPNLANGKVGYTWPMFCIPLVCSSSYVPSLVQIA, from the coding sequence ATGACGAGGATGTCTGACCTTGACGAAAACATGGTAGCTGAGATACTTTGCAGGGTTCCGATGACATGTCTGAAAACAGTGCGATCTGTTTGCAAAACGTGGAATACTTTATCCAAAAAGGGGGTTATTGTCGCCAAAGAGAAGCAGTTTCTGGGATTCATGATGATGAATTCAAGGGTTTGTTCCTTGAGATATGATCTCCAAGGAGTCCGCAACGAAGACAACGTCGTCGAGCCACCATCTATAAAGCAGATAAGTACACTTGACCAAATCGAGGTATCTAAAATCTATCACTGCGACGGTTTAGTGTTATGCGTTATCAAAGACGACTTGACGAGGGTCTTGGTCTGGAATCCCTACTTGGGGCAAACGAGGTGGATCCAGTTCCAACCCAAACACGATTTCCACAGATTGGACAGGTATGCTCTTGGTTATGACAAGAACAGTcgtaaccacaaaatcttgaggtttgTGGATGATGATTACCTCCATGACGTAAAACACATTCTCCGGTACGAAATCTACGATTTCAGCCTCgattcatggagggttcttgatgTCACTTCCGACTGGGATATAGCGTTTTATCAACGTGGCGTGTCTGTCAAGGGAAACACTTACTTTTTCGCCACAGAGAAACTAATCTTCGACGAGGAAGAGGTGGGACCCCAAGACATAGATACGTCAGGGACTGAAGactttttactctgttttgattttacggCAGAGAGATTTGGGCCGCGTCTTCCTCTGCCCTTTCACTCTTACTTCGAAGAGACTCTCACTCTGTCCTGTGTTAAAGAAGAGCAGCTCTCCATCTTGTACCAGCGCTATGAACCATACGAGATGGACATTTGGGTTTCCACTAACATCGACCCCAATGCAGTGTCGTGGAGCATGTTTTTGAAACTGGATATGACTCCACTCACTGGTTTTCGGTTTGACTTTATGGCTGCgagtttcttcattgacgaggagaaCAAAGTCGCCGTGGTTTTTGATCTTGACAGATTTAGACCAGACCTGACCTGTCGCTACCAAACAGCTTACATCATTGGCCAAGATGGATACTTCAATTCTGTCAATATCGGAGAAGCTCCTAATCTCGCCAATGGCAAAGTTGGATATACTTGGCCCATGTTTTGCATCCCACTTGTCTGCTCTtcttcttatgttccaagtttagtgcaGATAGCTTAG
- the LOC104755319 gene encoding uncharacterized protein LOC104755319 isoform X1, whose translation MEVAYTGRKKASRNVGHQDLVGLKKSRYHYEKSIEENEKMVEEMRQQMLQIEKQLIKKTLVREQYISGLENNLRHRWRLIEDDRLMVNFPNCPKKMELDKLTFTNNAYRDKKAAVISFSSGEREINIHNLNHQMLHKAHGMDGERRLLKMLNPNKDTEYSVISLAQVKEQMRKLYCSMKWPYLSSTSTSTIDEETYERKLRELECERDQVFVNAPSKASLWKLLPSTKDLRNQIKAMEAEDVEKRKKVLERRKKIESRERKIKKSENDIKSMRKMIDRIHIREQKALETISHERTCLETIT comes from the exons ATGGAGGTTGCATATACTGGAAGGAAAAAAGCTAGTCGAAATGTAGGACATCAAGATCTTGTTGGACTCAAGAAGAGTCGATATCACTATGAAAAGTCaatagaagagaatgagaagatGGTAGAGGAGATGCGACAACAAATGCTTCAGATCGAGAAACAACTCATAAAGAAAACa CTTGTTCGTGAACAGTACATCTCAGGACTAGAAAACAATTTGCGTCATAGATGGAGACTCATCGAGGATGACAGGCTGATGGTGAACTTTCCGAATTGCCCTAAGAAGATGGAGCTAGACAAACTAACTTTTACTAATAACGCGTATCGTGACAAGAAGGCGGCTGTTATATCATTTTCGTCCGGGGAACGAGAAATTAATATCCAT AACCTAAACCATCAGATGTTACACAAGGCGCATGGCATGGATGGTGAGAGACGCCTTCTTAAGATGCTGAATCCAAATAAGGATACCGAATATTCTGTTATTTCGCTTGCACAAGTTAAAGAACAA ATGAGGAAGTTATATTGTTCAATGAAATGGCCATATTTGAGTAGCACAAGCACGAGCACAATCGATGAAGAAACATATGAGAGAAAGCTAAGGGAACTTGAATGTGAGAGAGATCAAGTGTTTGTTAATGCTCCTTCTAAAGCCTCTCTATGGAAATTATTACCTTCTACCAAGGACTTACGCAACCAGATCAAG GCTATGGAGGCAGAAGATgtagaaaagaggaaaaaggtattggaaagaagaaagaagatagaGTCAAgggaaagaaagataaagaagtCAGAGAATGATATCAAGTCTATGAGAAAGATGATAGATCGGATTCACATCAGAGAGCAGAAAGCTTTGGAAACCATTTCACATGAAAGGACTTGTTTAGAGACAATCACATAG
- the LOC104755319 gene encoding uncharacterized protein LOC104755319 isoform X2: MEVAYTGRKKASRNVGHQDLVGLKKSRYHYEKSIEENEKMVEEMRQQMLQIEKQLIKKTLVREQYISGLENNLRHRWRLIEDDRLMVNFPNCPKKMELDKLTFTNNAYRDKKAAVISFSSGEREINIHNLNHQMLHKAHGMDGERRLLKMLNPNKDTEYSVISLAQVKEQMRKLYCSMKWPYLSSTSTSTIDEETYERKLRELECERDQVFVNAPSKASLWKLLPSTKDLRNQIKFNRFSYDLAVIFL, translated from the exons ATGGAGGTTGCATATACTGGAAGGAAAAAAGCTAGTCGAAATGTAGGACATCAAGATCTTGTTGGACTCAAGAAGAGTCGATATCACTATGAAAAGTCaatagaagagaatgagaagatGGTAGAGGAGATGCGACAACAAATGCTTCAGATCGAGAAACAACTCATAAAGAAAACa CTTGTTCGTGAACAGTACATCTCAGGACTAGAAAACAATTTGCGTCATAGATGGAGACTCATCGAGGATGACAGGCTGATGGTGAACTTTCCGAATTGCCCTAAGAAGATGGAGCTAGACAAACTAACTTTTACTAATAACGCGTATCGTGACAAGAAGGCGGCTGTTATATCATTTTCGTCCGGGGAACGAGAAATTAATATCCAT AACCTAAACCATCAGATGTTACACAAGGCGCATGGCATGGATGGTGAGAGACGCCTTCTTAAGATGCTGAATCCAAATAAGGATACCGAATATTCTGTTATTTCGCTTGCACAAGTTAAAGAACAA ATGAGGAAGTTATATTGTTCAATGAAATGGCCATATTTGAGTAGCACAAGCACGAGCACAATCGATGAAGAAACATATGAGAGAAAGCTAAGGGAACTTGAATGTGAGAGAGATCAAGTGTTTGTTAATGCTCCTTCTAAAGCCTCTCTATGGAAATTATTACCTTCTACCAAGGACTTACGCAACCAGATCAAG TTCAATCGGTTCAGTTATGATCTAGCCGttatttttctgtaa
- the LOC104755319 gene encoding uncharacterized protein LOC104755319 isoform X3: MEVAYTGRKKASRNVGHQDLVGLKKSRYHYEKSIEENEKMVEEMRQQMLQIEKQLIKKTLVREQYISGLENNLRHRWRLIEDDRLMVNFPNCPKKMELDKLTFTNNAYRDKKAAVISFSSGEREINIHNLNHQMLHKAHGMDGERRLLKMLNPNKDTEYSVISLAQVKEQMRKLYCSMKWPYLSSTSTSTIDEETYERKLRELECERDQVFVNAPSKASLWKLLPSTKDLRNQIKNQSSIGSVMI, encoded by the exons ATGGAGGTTGCATATACTGGAAGGAAAAAAGCTAGTCGAAATGTAGGACATCAAGATCTTGTTGGACTCAAGAAGAGTCGATATCACTATGAAAAGTCaatagaagagaatgagaagatGGTAGAGGAGATGCGACAACAAATGCTTCAGATCGAGAAACAACTCATAAAGAAAACa CTTGTTCGTGAACAGTACATCTCAGGACTAGAAAACAATTTGCGTCATAGATGGAGACTCATCGAGGATGACAGGCTGATGGTGAACTTTCCGAATTGCCCTAAGAAGATGGAGCTAGACAAACTAACTTTTACTAATAACGCGTATCGTGACAAGAAGGCGGCTGTTATATCATTTTCGTCCGGGGAACGAGAAATTAATATCCAT AACCTAAACCATCAGATGTTACACAAGGCGCATGGCATGGATGGTGAGAGACGCCTTCTTAAGATGCTGAATCCAAATAAGGATACCGAATATTCTGTTATTTCGCTTGCACAAGTTAAAGAACAA ATGAGGAAGTTATATTGTTCAATGAAATGGCCATATTTGAGTAGCACAAGCACGAGCACAATCGATGAAGAAACATATGAGAGAAAGCTAAGGGAACTTGAATGTGAGAGAGATCAAGTGTTTGTTAATGCTCCTTCTAAAGCCTCTCTATGGAAATTATTACCTTCTACCAAGGACTTACGCAACCAGATCAAG AACCAAAGTTCAATCGGTTCAGTTATGATCTAG
- the LOC104755318 gene encoding uncharacterized protein At1g10890-like isoform X2 (The sequence of the model RefSeq protein was modified relative to this genomic sequence to represent the inferred CDS: added 5 bases not found in genome assembly), which produces MRRKSRSISPKRHRSRSVTPKRRSPTPKRYKRQKSRSSTPSPAKRSPSATLESAKHRNREKLKREEEERKRRQREAELKLIEEETVKRVEEAIRRKVEESLQCEKIKMELLTLLEEGRKRLIEEVAVQLDKEKEASLIEAKEKEGVMRCLSQEREQQEKEEMERIAEENLKRVEEAQRKEAMERQRKEEERYRELEELQRQKEEAMRRKKAEEEEERLKQMKLLGKNKSRPKLSFALSSK; this is translated from the exons ATGAG ACGAAAAAGTCGTTCTATTTCTCCTAAGCGCCACCGAAGTCGATCTGTTACTCCTAAGAGACGTTCTCCAACTCCAAAACgttacaaaagacaaaagagtaGAAGCTCAACTCCATCTCCTGCAAAAAGATCTCCTTCCGCAACCCTCGAGTCAGCTAAACATAGGAATCgagaaaaacttaaaagagaagaggaagagcgAAAAAG GCGACAACGTGAAGCGGAACTGAAGCTAATAGAGGAAGAAACTGTGAAACGGGTTGAAGAAGCTATTCGAAGAAAGGTCGAAGAAAGCTTACAGTGTGAGAAAATCAAAATGGAACTTCTAACGCTGCTGGAGGAAGGGCGGAAGAGACTTATTGAAGAAGTCGCGGTTCAACTTGATAAGGAGAAGGAGGCTTCTCTTATCGAGGCTAAAGAAAAAGAG GATGCGGTGTTTGTCGCAGGAAAGAGAgcaacaagagaaagaagagatggagagaaTAGCAGAGGAGAACCTAAAGAGAGTGGAAGAAGCTCAGAGAAAAGAAGCAATGGAGAGGcaaagaaaagaggaggaacGGTATCGGGAGCTCGAGGAGCTGCAACGACAGAAAGAAGAAGCGATGCGAAGGAAGAaagcggaggaggaagaagaacgtCTCAAACAGATGAAACTGTTAGGTAAAAACAAATCACGGCCTAAATTATCTTTTGCCTTAAGCTCCAAGTGA
- the LOC109130235 gene encoding uncharacterized protein LOC109130235 has translation MKKQKIATVVQELNLRMKKEPISLRYVQILGTVVFFTSVSSLVILLVLYLNQRLQTSLFLVEEHHTLTLNPLTSPRSHPPYPSPRSSSSDITDEELMRRAAMAPRSAIMNGTHPKVAFMFLTRWNLPLSPLWEMFFKGHEGFYSIYVHTSPEFTEEPPESSVFYKKRIPSKAVEWGRSSMMDAEKRLLSHAYLEPSNARFVLLSETCIPLFNFTTVYTYLTRSTRSFLGSFDDPRPMGRGRYTPKMLPHVSLSDWRKGNQWFEVSRRVAAEIVSDRRYYGVFKDHCRPPCYIGEHYLPTLVNKICPEMNWNRTVTWVDWSRGGSHPARFVRKDIRVGFMDRIRFGSNCSYDGEVTNVCFLFGRKFHVSTLEPLMNIAPYLFGL, from the exons atgaaaaagcaAAAGATCGCAACCGTTGTCCAAGAACTCAACTTACGGATGAAAAAAGAACCGATTAGTCTCCGATACGTTCAAATCCTCGGCACCGTGGTCTTCTTCACATCCGTCTCCTCTCTCGTCATCCTCCTCGTTCTTTACCTTAACCAACGTCTCCAAACATCACTCTTCTTGGTCGAAGAACATCACACTCTCACCTTAAATCCACTAACTTCCCCTCGCTCTCATCCTCCTTATCCTTCTCCTCGCAGCTCTAGTAGTGATATTACAGACGAAGAACTGATGCGGCGAGCAGCTATGGCGCCACGCAGCGCCATCATGAACGGAACTCATCCAAAAGTAGCGTTCATGTTTTTGACAAGGTGGAATTTGCCGTTGTCCCCTCTTTGGGAAATGTTCTTCAAAGGACACGAAGGGTTTTATTCCATTTACGTTCATACCTCGCCAGAGTTCACTGAGGAGCCGCCCGAATCTTCCGTGTTTTACAAGAAACGCATCCCAAGCAAG GCAGTTGAGTGGGGGAGATCGTCGATGATGGACGCAGAGAAGCGTCTTTTATCTCACGCGTATCTAGAACCTTCCAACGCACGTTTCGTCCTCCTCTCCGAGACTTGCATCCCTCTCTTCAACTTCACCACTGTCTACACTTACCTAACGCGCTCCACACGCTCTTTCCTCGGCTCGTTTGACGACCCAAGGCCCATGGGACGAGGCCGTTACACACCCAAGATGCTCCCACACGTGTCGCTTTCTGATTGGCGGAAAGGAAACCAGTGGTTCGAGGTCTCGCGTAGAGTCGCCGCCGAGATCGTCTCCGATCGGCGGTACTACGGCGTGTTTAAGGATCACTGCCGCCCGCCGTGTTACATCGGTGAGCATTATCTTCCGACTTTGGTTAACAAGATATGTCCGGAGATGAACTGGAACCGGACCGTGACGTGGGTGGATTGGTCGAGGGGTGGGTCACATCCAGCGAGGTTCGTGAGGAAAGATATCCGGGTCGGGTTTATGGATAGGATCCGGTTCGGGTCGAATTGTAGCTACGATGGTGAGGTGACGAATGTGTGTTTTCTATTCGGGAGGAAGTTTCATGTGAGCACCCTCGAGCCTCTCATGAACATTGCTCCATAtttatttggactttaa
- the LOC104755318 gene encoding uncharacterized protein At1g10890-like isoform X1 (The sequence of the model RefSeq protein was modified relative to this genomic sequence to represent the inferred CDS: added 5 bases not found in genome assembly), producing MPRDLSRSRSPSPSPSRRRKKSRSPVRHRHSRRTRRDRSPSPYSSYSYSRRKSRSISPKRHRSRSVTPKRRSPTPKRYKRQKSRSSTPSPAKRSPSATLESAKHRNREKLKREEEERKRRQREAELKLIEEETVKRVEEAIRRKVEESLQCEKIKMELLTLLEEGRKRLIEEVAVQLDKEKEASLIEAKEKEGVMRCLSQEREQQEKEEMERIAEENLKRVEEAQRKEAMERQRKEEERYRELEELQRQKEEAMRRKKAEEEEERLKQMKLLGKNKSRPKLSFALSSK from the exons ATGCCTAGGGATTTGTCAAGATCGAGGTCACCGTCTCCATCACCTTCACGTCGCAGAAAGAAGTCAAGGTCTCCTGTAAGGCATAGGCATAGCAGGAGGACTAGAAGAGATAGAAGTCCTTCTCCATACTCTTCTTATTCGTATAGCAG ACGAAAAAGTCGTTCTATTTCTCCTAAGCGCCACCGAAGTCGATCTGTTACTCCTAAGAGACGTTCTCCAACTCCAAAACgttacaaaagacaaaagagtaGAAGCTCAACTCCATCTCCTGCAAAAAGATCTCCTTCCGCAACCCTCGAGTCAGCTAAACATAGGAATCgagaaaaacttaaaagagaagaggaagagcgAAAAAG GCGACAACGTGAAGCGGAACTGAAGCTAATAGAGGAAGAAACTGTGAAACGGGTTGAAGAAGCTATTCGAAGAAAGGTCGAAGAAAGCTTACAGTGTGAGAAAATCAAAATGGAACTTCTAACGCTGCTGGAGGAAGGGCGGAAGAGACTTATTGAAGAAGTCGCGGTTCAACTTGATAAGGAGAAGGAGGCTTCTCTTATCGAGGCTAAAGAAAAAGAG GATGCGGTGTTTGTCGCAGGAAAGAGAgcaacaagagaaagaagagatggagagaaTAGCAGAGGAGAACCTAAAGAGAGTGGAAGAAGCTCAGAGAAAAGAAGCAATGGAGAGGcaaagaaaagaggaggaacGGTATCGGGAGCTCGAGGAGCTGCAACGACAGAAAGAAGAAGCGATGCGAAGGAAGAaagcggaggaggaagaagaacgtCTCAAACAGATGAAACTGTTAGGTAAAAACAAATCACGGCCTAAATTATCTTTTGCCTTAAGCTCCAAGTGA